In one window of Opitutaceae bacterium DNA:
- a CDS encoding thioredoxin family protein has protein sequence MNTVRQLTAILAFAAGAGTAGVAGTDPIAWMTNETEAMEMSLKTNRPVFMFFTGSDWCVWSQKMEDEIFNTPEFARYAEDHLVLLKLAFPRSYQLPESQIKHNRALQKKYDISGYPAIVVTDSQGRIIGRLSYRDGGPQPFLGELSKMIE, from the coding sequence ATGAATACAGTCCGCCAACTCACCGCCATCCTTGCCTTCGCCGCCGGCGCAGGCACCGCGGGAGTTGCCGGAACCGATCCGATCGCCTGGATGACGAACGAGACCGAAGCGATGGAAATGTCCCTCAAGACAAACCGCCCGGTCTTCATGTTCTTCACCGGATCGGACTGGTGTGTCTGGTCCCAGAAGATGGAGGACGAGATCTTCAACACCCCGGAATTCGCCCGTTATGCCGAGGATCACCTCGTCCTGCTCAAGCTCGCCTTTCCCCGTTCCTACCAACTGCCCGAGTCGCAGATCAAGCACAACCGCGCCCTGCAGAAAAAGTATGATATTTCTGGATATCCGGCCATTGTCGTGACCGACAGTCAGGGCCGGATCATCGGCCGCCTCTCCTATCGGGACGGCGGGCCGCAACCCTTCCTCGGCGAGCTCTCAAAGATGATTGAGTGA
- the nhaC gene encoding Na+/H+ antiporter NhaC yields MIFFLGLSVVNATEIPEMPVLTGFLGFLGRLPLIGSLVEAGLSPHIPLIFGTVLSGLFSLRLGYGWNEMQRGITDGIVVALPACLILLVIGMLIATWIASGIVPTMITYGLKLIAPSVFLPTTCIICALISLSTGSSWSTAGTVGIALIGVGQGLGFPLPMVAGAIISGAYFGDKMSPLSDTTNLAPGVAGTDLFSHVRHMTYTTGPSLVIALILYLLLGLRHDNSGTVSLEGIQTILDTLDRHYRISPWLLIPPLLVIVMVILRVPALPALLLGAVIGGITAMAVQGVSLAMVMDVAQNGVISETGVGAVDGLLSRGGMESMLSTVALIICALAFGGLMERTGMLAVIAGAILKAVHSTGSLVTATVLTCVGMNFIAPDQYLSVVVPGRMYREAFHRQGLDPRNLSRCLEDGGTLSSPLVPWNTCGAYMWATLGVFPFAYLPYAFLNLINPAISILYGFTGITMLKLPGKPEPLSAQDPQA; encoded by the coding sequence ATGATCTTTTTCCTGGGCCTCTCCGTGGTCAACGCCACCGAGATCCCCGAAATGCCGGTTCTGACCGGCTTTCTGGGATTCCTCGGACGCCTGCCCCTGATCGGCAGTCTGGTTGAAGCCGGACTCTCACCCCATATCCCGCTCATCTTCGGGACCGTGCTTTCGGGGCTCTTCAGCCTCCGGCTGGGCTATGGGTGGAACGAGATGCAACGGGGGATCACCGACGGCATCGTCGTCGCCCTACCCGCCTGCCTCATCCTCCTCGTCATCGGAATGCTCATCGCGACCTGGATCGCCAGCGGGATCGTCCCGACCATGATCACCTACGGACTGAAGCTGATTGCCCCATCGGTCTTCCTTCCGACCACCTGCATCATCTGCGCCCTCATCTCACTCTCGACCGGCAGTTCCTGGTCAACCGCCGGCACGGTCGGAATCGCCCTGATCGGGGTCGGACAGGGGCTGGGTTTCCCGCTGCCCATGGTGGCTGGAGCGATCATCTCGGGCGCCTATTTCGGCGACAAGATGTCGCCCCTCTCCGATACGACCAATCTGGCACCCGGAGTGGCCGGGACCGATCTCTTCTCCCATGTCCGGCACATGACCTACACGACCGGGCCCAGTCTGGTCATCGCCCTGATACTCTACCTCCTGCTCGGCCTCCGCCACGACAATAGTGGGACGGTCTCACTCGAGGGCATCCAGACCATCCTGGACACCCTGGACCGTCATTACCGGATCTCTCCGTGGCTGCTCATTCCGCCGCTTCTCGTCATTGTCATGGTTATCCTGCGGGTACCGGCCCTCCCCGCCCTGCTGCTCGGCGCCGTCATCGGGGGTATCACTGCCATGGCCGTCCAGGGAGTCTCGCTCGCCATGGTCATGGACGTTGCCCAGAACGGCGTCATTTCCGAAACCGGCGTGGGGGCCGTTGATGGTCTGCTCAGCCGGGGCGGCATGGAAAGCATGCTCTCAACCGTCGCCCTGATCATCTGTGCGCTAGCCTTCGGTGGCTTGATGGAACGCACCGGAATGCTCGCCGTCATCGCCGGAGCCATCCTCAAAGCGGTCCACTCCACCGGCTCCCTCGTCACCGCAACCGTGCTGACCTGTGTCGGCATGAACTTCATCGCCCCAGACCAGTACCTCTCCGTGGTGGTTCCGGGGAGGATGTACCGGGAGGCCTTTCATCGGCAGGGTCTCGATCCCCGCAACCTGTCGCGGTGCCTCGAGGACGGCGGCACGCTGTCCTCGCCGCTCGTCCCATGGAACACCTGCGGCGCCTATATGTGGGCCACCCTCGGCGTCTTTCCCTTCGCCTATCTGCCCTACGCCTTCCTCAACCTGATCAACCCCGCAATTTCCATCCTCTACGGCTTTACCGGGATCACAATGCTCAAGCTGCCGGGAAAGCCGGAACCGCTCAGTGCTCAAGATCCTCAGGCGTAA
- a CDS encoding flavin reductase family protein, with protein sequence MQIDFRTATPLERYKILTAVVVPRPIAWITTVDRKGRINAAPFSFFNAVGADPALVAIGIGNRGGGVPKDTVINIRDTGEFVINLVTDLNAAAMNVTAAEFAQGVNELEKAGLTTLPSIQVAAPRIAESPVHLECREVQTIEIGRSRILIGEVVEVHIDDACYDAGKGYVATEKLAAVGRMHGRGWYARTSDLYEIPRITPEDLEH encoded by the coding sequence ATGCAAATTGATTTTCGGACGGCGACGCCGTTGGAACGCTACAAGATCCTGACCGCCGTGGTTGTTCCCCGGCCGATTGCCTGGATCACCACGGTTGACCGCAAGGGGCGGATCAACGCGGCGCCTTTCAGTTTCTTCAACGCGGTCGGAGCGGATCCTGCGCTGGTAGCGATCGGGATCGGCAACCGGGGCGGGGGCGTCCCCAAGGACACGGTCATCAATATCCGGGATACCGGTGAATTCGTGATCAACCTGGTGACTGACCTCAATGCCGCTGCGATGAATGTGACGGCTGCGGAGTTCGCTCAAGGGGTGAATGAACTCGAGAAGGCGGGGCTGACCACGCTGCCGTCGATCCAGGTGGCGGCGCCACGGATTGCCGAATCACCGGTTCATCTGGAGTGTCGCGAAGTCCAGACGATCGAGATCGGGCGGAGCCGCATTCTCATCGGCGAAGTCGTCGAGGTGCACATCGACGACGCCTGTTACGACGCCGGGAAGGGCTATGTGGCCACCGAGAAGCTGGCTGCCGTCGGGCGCATGCACGGACGGGGCTGGTATGCCCGGACATCCGATCTCTATGAGATCCCCCGGATTACGCCTGAGGATCTTGAGCACTGA
- a CDS encoding MarR family transcriptional regulator: protein MGESDFGILRQLGRSGPMPVSAVGRKLLLTSGSITTAVDRMVRRGMVVRSVPPTDRRRVLVGLTPGGQALLKAMLPAYRTLMEEAFSSLSVVEKSQLAVLLGKL, encoded by the coding sequence ATGGGTGAATCTGATTTTGGAATCCTGCGCCAGCTCGGCCGATCCGGACCGATGCCGGTGTCGGCGGTTGGACGCAAGCTGTTGCTGACGAGTGGTTCGATCACGACAGCGGTGGATCGGATGGTGCGCCGTGGCATGGTGGTCCGGTCCGTTCCTCCGACCGATCGACGCAGGGTCCTGGTCGGCCTGACACCCGGGGGGCAGGCCCTGCTCAAGGCCATGCTCCCGGCCTACCGGACCTTGATGGAGGAGGCATTTTCGTCCTTGAGCGTGGTCGAAAAGTCACAATTGGCCGTTCTGCTTGGGAAATTGTAA
- a CDS encoding DNA-3-methyladenine glycosylase I has translation MDTIADDRTRCRWAGDDPLYRSYHDEEWGVPVRDDRLLFEFLILEGAQAGLSWITVLRKRAHYRKVYDGFDPEKIARWSPARQERLLQDPGIIRNRLKVASAVGNARAVLQLRERGVTLTDFLWDFVEGAPIQNRWASMKSVPATTDESDRMSRELKRLGFRFVGSTICYAFMQAVGMVNDHTIDCFRHGELGPPEAS, from the coding sequence ATGGATACAATAGCCGACGACAGGACGCGGTGCCGGTGGGCGGGGGATGACCCGCTCTACCGGTCCTATCACGACGAAGAGTGGGGTGTGCCGGTGCGTGATGACCGGCTTCTCTTTGAGTTTCTCATTCTGGAAGGGGCCCAGGCCGGGCTGAGCTGGATCACGGTGCTGCGGAAGCGAGCGCACTACCGCAAGGTATATGACGGATTCGATCCGGAGAAGATCGCCCGTTGGTCGCCGGCCAGGCAGGAGAGGCTGCTGCAGGATCCGGGCATCATCCGGAATCGCCTGAAGGTGGCCTCGGCGGTGGGCAATGCCCGGGCGGTTCTTCAGTTGCGGGAGAGGGGAGTGACGCTGACGGACTTCCTCTGGGATTTTGTGGAGGGCGCGCCGATTCAGAACCGGTGGGCATCGATGAAGTCGGTGCCGGCCACGACCGATGAGTCCGACCGGATGAGCCGCGAATTGAAACGACTTGGCTTCAGGTTCGTGGGTTCCACCATCTGCTACGCGTTCATGCAGGCGGTGGGCATGGTCAACGACCACACGATCGACTGTTTCCGGCACGGGGAACTCGGCCCCCCGGAAGCGTCCTGA